In the genome of Myxococcus stipitatus, one region contains:
- a CDS encoding succinate dehydrogenase: MSTQAATADAVSNKTPLLKSRLGSFLAVVPLSIWVVNHLWNNLSAFDGAAAWQQSVTTYSNPYSQVLTFIIVILPLLFHTGWGIVRLFSFKPNNGRYNNYGNLKYLLQRISALGVLAFLGAHIWLAFLRPRLLLGHPELFSDIAQQMHFHTPTLAVYILGTLGTAYHLANGLQGFAMGWGLLGTERSMRRFEPVALAIFALLTAMSWGVIYALYTAGAAFGPPA, from the coding sequence ATGAGCACCCAGGCCGCTACAGCCGACGCCGTTTCCAACAAGACGCCGCTCCTCAAGTCCCGCCTGGGCTCGTTCCTCGCGGTCGTCCCCTTGAGCATCTGGGTGGTCAACCACCTCTGGAACAACCTGTCCGCCTTCGACGGCGCCGCCGCGTGGCAGCAGTCCGTCACGACGTACTCCAACCCGTACTCGCAGGTCCTGACGTTCATCATCGTCATCCTGCCGCTGCTGTTCCACACGGGCTGGGGCATCGTCCGGCTCTTCAGCTTCAAGCCGAACAACGGCCGCTACAACAACTACGGCAACCTCAAGTACCTGCTCCAGCGCATCTCCGCCCTGGGCGTGCTCGCCTTCCTGGGCGCCCACATCTGGCTGGCGTTCCTGCGTCCGCGCCTGCTCCTGGGCCACCCCGAGCTGTTCTCGGACATCGCGCAGCAGATGCACTTCCACACGCCCACGCTGGCCGTCTACATCCTGGGCACGCTGGGCACCGCGTACCACCTGGCCAACGGCCTCCAGGGCTTCGCCATGGGCTGGGGCCTGCTCGGCACCGAGCGCTCCATGCGCCGCTTCGAGCCGGTCGCCCTCGCCATCTTCGCCCTGCTGACGGCGATGAGCTGGGGCGTCATCTACGCGCTCTACACCGCGGGCGCGGCCTTCGGTCCCCCGGCCTGA
- a CDS encoding Hsp33 family molecular chaperone HslO, whose protein sequence is MDELVSGLLKTSDIRVVLALTTDLSREARATHKTAPAAAGLLAQALTAAALLGSLQKGEESRVNLQVECDGPLRGLFVDGDTSGLVRGYVKNTLVEYVGADDRYHWRPVLGNKGFLSILRDLGGGEHYRSSVELERFDLAGDLERYFHQSDQLPSHVLLLQLPSQVDGRTEPLGIVAGVLVQPLPGADMEAFQALGERLRREAASVFQAHASSGASAVLRALIPDSDFEVMSRYPLRFGCSCSKDRVKRALLAMGREELQDVLEKEGQAEATCQFCTTRYVIPGDEIRSMLESGTV, encoded by the coding sequence ATGGATGAGCTCGTCAGTGGATTGTTGAAGACGTCGGATATCCGGGTGGTGCTGGCCCTCACCACGGACCTGTCCCGTGAGGCCCGGGCCACCCACAAGACGGCCCCCGCCGCCGCGGGCCTGCTGGCCCAGGCCCTCACCGCCGCCGCCCTGTTGGGCTCCCTCCAGAAAGGGGAGGAGTCCCGCGTCAACCTCCAGGTGGAGTGCGACGGGCCGCTCCGGGGCCTCTTCGTGGACGGGGACACGTCCGGCCTGGTGCGCGGCTACGTGAAGAACACCCTCGTCGAGTACGTGGGCGCCGACGACCGGTACCACTGGCGGCCCGTGCTGGGGAACAAGGGCTTCCTCTCCATCCTGAGGGACCTGGGGGGCGGCGAGCACTACCGCTCGTCGGTGGAGCTGGAGCGCTTCGACCTCGCCGGGGACCTGGAGCGCTACTTCCACCAGTCGGATCAGCTCCCCTCGCACGTGCTGCTCCTGCAGCTGCCGTCCCAGGTCGACGGCCGGACGGAGCCTTTGGGCATCGTCGCGGGCGTGCTCGTGCAGCCGCTGCCGGGCGCGGACATGGAGGCCTTCCAGGCGCTGGGCGAGCGCCTCCGTCGCGAGGCGGCGTCCGTGTTCCAGGCGCATGCGTCGTCGGGGGCCTCCGCGGTGCTGCGTGCGCTCATCCCCGACTCCGACTTCGAGGTGATGTCGCGTTATCCGCTGCGCTTTGGCTGTTCGTGCAGCAAGGACCGCGTGAAGCGCGCGCTGTTGGCCATGGGACGCGAGGAACTCCAGGACGTCCTGGAGAAGGAAGGGCAGGCGGAGGCGACGTGCCAGTTCTGCACGACGCGCTATGTCATTCCGGGAGATGAAATCCGGAGCATGTTGGAGAGCGGCACGGTTTGA
- a CDS encoding Leu/Phe/Val dehydrogenase — protein MSYFTQLLEGGYEAVHLLSDSRTGLKAIVGMHNTRLGPGLGGTRALSTYTSEEEAVADALRLARGMTYKAALAGLPHGGGKAVIMLPRGNFDRAKLFESFGRAVESLCGRYITTEDSGTSPDDMEHVRKHTKYVLGLKERSGDPSPVTAFGVARAMEATAKHLFGSADLKGLRVTVLGVGHVGMYLVKELHERGAKVWVSDINAASVEQAVKNYGATAVDSDTLHRMEADIFAPCALGGGLNDTTLPLLKVKAVCGAANNQLLTMRHGEQLANRGILYVPDYAANAGGLINVAQEWAGYDREKAYARASNIFDTIDTLLRRAKESGQRPEQVADRMVEEKLSA, from the coding sequence ATGAGTTACTTCACGCAATTGCTCGAAGGCGGTTACGAGGCCGTCCACCTGCTCAGCGATTCCCGCACGGGCCTGAAGGCCATTGTGGGGATGCACAACACGCGGCTGGGGCCGGGCCTGGGCGGCACGCGCGCCCTGTCGACGTACACCTCCGAGGAGGAGGCCGTCGCGGACGCGCTCCGGTTGGCGCGCGGCATGACGTACAAGGCGGCGCTCGCGGGGCTGCCGCATGGAGGCGGCAAGGCCGTCATCATGCTGCCGCGCGGGAACTTCGACCGGGCGAAGCTGTTCGAGTCGTTCGGCCGCGCCGTCGAGTCGCTCTGTGGTCGCTACATCACCACCGAGGACAGCGGCACCAGCCCCGACGACATGGAGCACGTGCGCAAGCACACGAAGTACGTGCTGGGCTTGAAGGAGCGCAGCGGAGACCCGTCGCCGGTGACGGCGTTCGGCGTCGCGCGGGCGATGGAGGCCACGGCGAAGCACCTCTTCGGCAGCGCGGACCTCAAGGGCCTGCGCGTCACCGTGCTGGGGGTGGGCCACGTGGGCATGTACCTGGTGAAGGAGCTGCACGAGCGCGGCGCCAAGGTGTGGGTGAGTGACATCAACGCCGCCAGCGTGGAGCAGGCGGTGAAGAACTACGGCGCCACGGCGGTGGACTCGGACACGCTGCACCGCATGGAGGCGGACATCTTCGCGCCGTGCGCGCTGGGGGGCGGCCTCAACGACACCACCCTGCCGCTCCTGAAGGTGAAGGCGGTGTGCGGGGCGGCCAACAACCAACTGCTCACGATGCGACACGGTGAGCAGCTCGCCAACCGCGGCATCCTGTACGTGCCGGACTACGCGGCCAACGCGGGCGGCCTCATCAACGTGGCGCAGGAGTGGGCGGGGTACGACCGGGAGAAGGCGTACGCCCGGGCGTCGAACATCTTCGACACCATCGACACCCTGCTGCGGCGCGCGAAGGAGTCCGGCCAGCGCCCCGAGCAGGTGGCCGACCGCATGGTGGAAGAGAAGCTGTCGGCCTGA
- a CDS encoding phosphoribosyltransferase → MARARSSGYDGAAPQPELTAVATKRAAPGLKAQGKRKPTAKSSSKKTSPKKSPSKPRVASASASARKGAKKLVSIPSDMVLAPQVEVPRQPTGKDQSRKRSAGVRELTWAEFDRAVHHLAESIRQSFEPQAVVGVAHGGVFVGGALSSALGCAFFPVRISRRSRDRGDEGRPRGGPKTSGEMPRELKGRRVLIVDDVASSGDTLELATALAREAGAKKVSTACLVAKPEGYAPHFAGLTTGSLVVFPWDYAPGVGDARFDEDPDKAGA, encoded by the coding sequence ATGGCCAGGGCGCGGTCCTCGGGGTATGACGGGGCCGCACCCCAGCCGGAGCTCACCGCCGTGGCGACCAAGCGGGCAGCGCCCGGGCTAAAGGCCCAGGGCAAGCGCAAGCCCACCGCGAAATCCTCCTCGAAGAAGACCTCTCCCAAGAAGTCTCCTTCCAAGCCCCGTGTGGCGTCGGCGTCCGCGTCGGCCCGCAAGGGGGCGAAGAAACTCGTCTCCATTCCCTCCGACATGGTGTTGGCGCCCCAGGTGGAAGTGCCGCGCCAGCCCACGGGCAAGGACCAGTCACGCAAGCGCTCCGCGGGCGTGCGGGAGCTGACGTGGGCGGAGTTCGACCGCGCCGTGCATCACCTGGCCGAGTCCATCCGTCAGTCCTTCGAGCCCCAGGCGGTGGTGGGCGTGGCGCACGGCGGCGTCTTCGTCGGTGGCGCGCTCTCCTCGGCGCTGGGCTGCGCGTTCTTCCCCGTGCGCATCAGCCGCCGCAGCAGGGACCGGGGCGACGAAGGGCGTCCGCGCGGAGGCCCCAAGACGTCCGGAGAGATGCCGCGCGAGCTCAAGGGCCGGCGCGTGCTCATCGTCGACGACGTGGCGTCCAGCGGTGACACGCTGGAGCTGGCCACGGCGCTGGCTCGCGAGGCGGGCGCCAAGAAGGTGTCGACGGCGTGCCTGGTCGCGAAGCCGGAGGGGTATGCGCCGCACTTCGCGGGGCTGACCACGGGCTCGTTGGTGGTCTTCCCGTGGGACTACGCGCCCGGCGTGGGCGACGCCCGCTTCGACGAGGACCCGGACAAGGCCGGGGCGTGA
- the selB gene encoding selenocysteine-specific translation elongation factor — MIVGTAGHIDHGKTSLVKALTGIDTDRLQEEKRRGITLELGFAHLTLDDGSVAGVVDVPGHERFVKAMAAGAGGVDLAVLVVASDEGVMPQTREHLDICRLLGVRAGVVALTKSDLLGELGPEWRTLVDADLAALTAGSFLEGAPVVACSTRTGEGLDALRAALGKAAGTLAKRPVEGPTFLPVDRVFTLKGFGTVVTGTLLSGAIAVEDPVSLLPGMPGPLRVRGVQVHGRAVEKVEAGQRAAVNLPGVEAESLHRGLVLTRAGELPETRMLDVELTLLPSAESALPRRRKLLLHLGTAQVEATVALLDVERLEPGETALAQLRLDAPVGALVGQRFILRGSRALPGRGATLAGGRVLAIDSPRRRKGALAVVAPLREADPAGQVAWLLRQSGYRGLTQQELFGRSGLGPRVLARTLEREGARGAVQLVDRERRLYVSGEVLEGLQGRALALLAAFHEREPLREGLSREELRQRLSAELDARVFQRVLQGLVDGGKVEVERELARLKGRARALTLGDEAARSRLAAELSSGGLAPPTEGELSQKLELPVPRLRELLKVLASEGRVVRVSEELCFDTAALATLRERLVAHLREKKEISTQAFKELVGQSRKFVIPLSEYFDREKVTLRVGEKRVLRRG; from the coding sequence ATGATTGTCGGCACGGCGGGCCACATCGACCACGGCAAGACGTCGTTGGTGAAGGCGCTGACGGGCATCGACACGGACCGGCTCCAGGAGGAGAAGCGCCGAGGCATCACCCTGGAGCTGGGCTTCGCGCACCTGACGTTGGACGACGGCTCCGTGGCGGGCGTGGTGGACGTGCCCGGCCACGAGCGCTTCGTGAAGGCGATGGCCGCGGGCGCCGGGGGCGTGGACCTGGCGGTGCTGGTGGTGGCGTCGGACGAAGGCGTCATGCCCCAGACGCGCGAGCACCTGGACATCTGCCGGCTGCTGGGCGTGCGCGCGGGAGTGGTGGCCCTCACCAAGTCGGACCTGCTCGGGGAGCTGGGGCCGGAGTGGCGCACGCTGGTGGACGCGGACCTCGCCGCGCTCACCGCGGGCTCGTTCCTGGAAGGCGCGCCGGTGGTGGCGTGCTCGACGCGGACGGGAGAGGGGCTGGACGCGCTGCGCGCGGCGCTCGGCAAGGCCGCGGGGACGCTGGCGAAGCGGCCCGTCGAGGGGCCCACCTTCCTGCCCGTGGACCGCGTCTTCACGCTGAAGGGCTTCGGCACGGTGGTGACGGGCACGCTGTTGTCCGGCGCCATCGCGGTGGAGGACCCGGTGTCGCTCCTGCCGGGGATGCCCGGGCCGCTGCGGGTGCGCGGGGTCCAGGTGCATGGGCGCGCCGTCGAGAAGGTGGAGGCGGGCCAGCGCGCGGCGGTGAACCTCCCGGGCGTGGAGGCCGAGTCACTCCATCGGGGGCTGGTGCTGACGCGCGCGGGAGAGCTGCCCGAGACGCGCATGCTGGACGTGGAGCTGACGCTGCTGCCGTCGGCGGAGTCCGCGCTGCCGCGTCGTCGCAAGCTGCTGCTGCACCTGGGCACCGCGCAGGTGGAGGCCACGGTGGCGCTGTTGGATGTGGAGCGGCTGGAGCCCGGTGAGACGGCGCTCGCGCAGCTGCGCTTGGATGCGCCCGTCGGGGCGCTGGTGGGACAGCGCTTCATCCTGCGCGGCTCGCGGGCCTTGCCGGGACGAGGCGCGACGCTGGCGGGTGGGCGCGTGCTGGCAATCGATTCGCCTCGGCGGCGCAAGGGCGCGCTGGCGGTGGTGGCGCCGCTGCGAGAGGCGGACCCGGCCGGACAGGTAGCGTGGTTGCTCAGGCAATCGGGTTACCGGGGGCTGACGCAGCAGGAGCTGTTCGGGCGCTCGGGGCTGGGGCCTCGGGTGCTGGCGCGGACGCTGGAGCGCGAGGGCGCTCGAGGCGCGGTGCAGCTGGTGGACCGGGAGCGGCGGCTGTACGTGTCGGGCGAGGTGCTGGAGGGGTTGCAAGGGCGGGCGCTCGCGTTGCTGGCCGCCTTCCATGAGCGGGAGCCCTTGCGCGAGGGACTGTCCCGCGAGGAGCTGCGCCAGCGCTTGTCGGCCGAGCTGGATGCCCGGGTCTTCCAGCGGGTGTTGCAGGGGCTGGTGGACGGCGGGAAGGTGGAGGTGGAGCGGGAGCTCGCGCGCTTGAAGGGGCGTGCCCGCGCGCTGACGTTGGGAGACGAGGCGGCGCGGAGTCGGCTCGCCGCGGAGCTGTCCTCGGGGGGGCTTGCGCCTCCGACGGAGGGAGAGCTGTCGCAGAAGCTGGAGCTCCCCGTGCCCCGGCTGCGCGAGCTGCTGAAGGTGCTGGCGTCCGAGGGGCGGGTGGTGCGCGTCAGCGAGGAGCTGTGCTTCGACACGGCGGCGCTGGCGACGTTGCGGGAGCGGCTGGTTGCCCACCTTCGCGAGAAGAAGGAGATTAGCACCCAGGCCTTCAAGGAACTGGTGGGACAGAGCCGCAAGTTCGTCATTCCGCTGTCCGAGTACTTCGACCGGGAGAAGGTGACGCTCCGGGTGGGCGAGAAGCGGGTGCTGCGTCGCGGATGA
- a CDS encoding ATP-binding protein, with the protein MSTKPYSEASLRALIEPFDNPVLAVVDGRVSAANDAYLELLGLSRERVEGRPVMDFVQPEERSRLSERYRLLESGVPLDRSTQIYQVPSANGVTREVALYASHLRLEGGRKALLLNLLPLSDKPPELSMAERLVETSAGLVSAHSEEAVRRVALKGLEAAGFRGRLFRWDGVRLNALDGGASPEDVHLGLEALSDGRPVFGGADMASPTHVYLPVGGPQVEVLRVEGPWVAPRHGSVLTLFAKVVEAALADARVQADGTRSRWEVGAVAEMARFVARPIPPTPEDFLSRVSELLLAESAALHLSRGSSSSLELSAHVGLVEAVGPEGDVARLGGVMGASVPDALDGNLSSPAQAALLSKASRGTLGSGAAVRLARGGEVLGVLQVLRAPGRPFDARDVRLLGTLSELLMTLLEQRRLRSESARQLTETRLLLDLARTTSGVLETSSILDVASDFLVHLLDVSNCYIMLYDESSKVLRGAAASAAHRDFFRTVIVSLGSDTVAARAARERRPVAIEDVDAAGEGFNAQLVQRFGEKALLALPLTSREELIGVVLVDDTRRARPFGPELVELAEATCGQLALSIANARLYESLWASYAELAATRAEMVKRERLAALGELSAIVAHEVRNPLGVIFNAVASLRRLLEPAGDAAMLLDILGEESDRLNRMVGDLLDYTRPRDPVLQHEDLGRVLQDSLEAARVQGGGADRPVHIDSDVEPGLPPVPMDRRLIRQALVNVAVNAIQSMPQGGRVQVRARREAHAGREQLRIDVADQGPGIPAELLHRVFEPFFTTKAQGTGLGLAVVKRILEEHRGEIAVDSIPGRGTTFTFRLPLSQPPSFP; encoded by the coding sequence ATGAGCACGAAGCCATACAGCGAGGCGTCCTTGCGCGCCCTCATCGAGCCCTTCGACAACCCCGTGCTCGCGGTGGTGGACGGACGGGTGTCCGCGGCGAATGACGCCTACCTGGAGCTGCTGGGGCTTTCCCGGGAGCGGGTGGAAGGGCGCCCCGTCATGGACTTCGTCCAGCCGGAGGAGCGCAGCCGGCTCAGCGAGCGCTACCGCCTGCTGGAGTCGGGCGTGCCGTTGGACCGGAGCACGCAAATCTACCAGGTGCCCTCCGCCAACGGCGTCACGCGCGAGGTGGCCCTCTACGCGTCACACCTGCGCTTGGAGGGCGGACGCAAGGCGCTGCTCCTCAACCTGCTGCCCCTGTCGGACAAGCCCCCCGAGCTGTCCATGGCGGAGCGTCTGGTGGAGACCTCCGCGGGGCTGGTCTCCGCGCACTCGGAGGAGGCGGTGCGCCGCGTGGCGCTCAAGGGCCTGGAGGCCGCGGGCTTCCGAGGCCGGCTCTTCCGCTGGGACGGGGTGCGCCTGAACGCGCTCGACGGAGGCGCGTCCCCCGAGGACGTGCACCTGGGGCTGGAGGCGCTGTCGGACGGGCGGCCCGTGTTCGGTGGGGCGGACATGGCCTCACCCACGCATGTGTACCTGCCGGTGGGCGGGCCTCAGGTGGAGGTGCTGAGGGTGGAGGGGCCGTGGGTGGCGCCTCGCCATGGCTCCGTGCTGACGCTCTTCGCGAAGGTGGTGGAGGCCGCGCTGGCGGACGCGCGAGTGCAGGCGGACGGCACGCGCAGCCGGTGGGAAGTGGGCGCCGTCGCGGAGATGGCGCGCTTCGTGGCGCGGCCCATTCCTCCGACGCCCGAGGACTTCTTGTCGCGTGTGTCGGAGCTGCTCCTCGCGGAGTCCGCGGCGCTGCACCTGTCGAGGGGCTCGAGCAGCTCGCTGGAGCTGTCGGCCCACGTGGGGCTGGTGGAGGCGGTGGGGCCGGAGGGAGATGTGGCGCGGCTGGGCGGGGTGATGGGGGCCTCGGTGCCGGACGCCCTCGACGGCAACCTGAGCAGCCCGGCGCAGGCCGCGCTCCTGAGCAAGGCCTCGCGAGGCACGCTGGGCAGTGGCGCGGCGGTGCGGCTGGCCCGCGGGGGCGAGGTGCTCGGCGTGCTCCAGGTGCTGCGCGCGCCTGGGCGTCCCTTCGATGCGCGAGACGTGCGGCTGTTGGGGACGCTGTCGGAGCTGTTGATGACGTTGCTGGAGCAGCGCCGGCTGCGCTCGGAGTCCGCGCGGCAGCTCACGGAGACGCGGCTGCTCCTGGACCTGGCGCGCACCACGTCGGGCGTGCTGGAGACCTCGAGCATCCTCGACGTGGCCTCGGACTTCCTCGTCCACCTGCTGGACGTGTCCAACTGCTACATCATGCTGTACGACGAGAGCTCCAAGGTGCTCCGTGGCGCCGCGGCGTCGGCGGCGCATCGCGACTTCTTCCGCACGGTGATTGTGTCGTTGGGCAGCGACACCGTGGCGGCCCGAGCCGCGCGCGAGCGGCGCCCCGTGGCCATCGAAGACGTGGATGCCGCGGGCGAGGGCTTCAACGCGCAGCTGGTGCAGCGCTTCGGCGAGAAGGCGCTGCTGGCGCTGCCGCTCACGTCCCGCGAGGAGCTCATCGGCGTGGTGCTGGTGGACGACACGCGCCGCGCGCGGCCCTTCGGCCCGGAGCTGGTGGAGCTGGCGGAGGCCACCTGTGGGCAGCTCGCGCTCTCCATCGCCAACGCGCGGCTGTATGAGTCCCTCTGGGCCAGCTACGCGGAGCTGGCCGCCACCCGCGCGGAGATGGTGAAGCGCGAGCGGCTGGCCGCGCTGGGAGAGCTCTCCGCGATTGTCGCCCACGAGGTGCGCAATCCCCTGGGCGTCATCTTCAACGCGGTGGCCTCGCTGCGCCGGCTCCTGGAGCCCGCGGGCGACGCGGCCATGTTGCTGGACATCCTGGGGGAGGAGAGCGACCGTCTCAACCGCATGGTGGGGGACCTGCTCGACTACACCCGGCCCCGGGACCCGGTGCTCCAACACGAGGACCTGGGCCGCGTGCTCCAGGACTCCCTGGAGGCGGCGCGAGTGCAGGGTGGGGGAGCGGACCGGCCCGTCCACATCGACTCGGACGTGGAGCCGGGGCTTCCACCCGTGCCCATGGACCGGCGGCTCATCCGCCAGGCGCTGGTCAACGTGGCCGTCAACGCGATCCAGTCCATGCCGCAGGGGGGACGGGTGCAGGTGCGGGCCCGCCGCGAGGCCCATGCCGGCCGAGAGCAGCTGCGCATCGACGTGGCGGACCAGGGCCCCGGCATCCCCGCGGAGCTGCTCCACCGCGTCTTCGAACCCTTCTTCACCACGAAGGCCCAGGGCACCGGCCTGGGCCTGGCCGTCGTCAAACGCATCCTCGAGGAGCACCGCGGCGAAATCGCCGTGGATAGCATTCCGGGTCGCGGTACGACCTTCACTTTCCGACTCCCCCTCTCGCAGCCCCCGTCCTTCCCATGA
- a CDS encoding sigma-54 dependent transcriptional regulator, giving the protein MTDANTPPSRGRILVVDDQRNMRATTALLLRAENYTVFEAGTGDEALGHLAGGSIDLLLTDLKMEPMDGLTLLRRALEVAPRLQIIMMTAFGSIESAVEAMRLGAYDYVTKPFKESELRYRVERALERSRLLRDVDNLATDFNQRHGLSALVGRSVAMRDLTARLMRVAQSDATVLIQGESGTGKELVARALHAHSRRKARSFVPVNCAAISETLLESELFGHAKGAFTGAVKTRRGLFEEADGGTLFIDEVTETSPTFQSKLLRALQEGEVRRVGESTALRVDVRTVAATNRDIELEVREKRFRQDLYYRLNVVTLRVPPLRERLEDVPALAEHFLERANARSPNPRRLSAAAVTHLMGYDFPGNVRELENLVEQAAALAEADELLPEDFPLRQARLTAPTGGATSTATSEGAPGLISSGSSGPTLAQVVEDAERRAIAQSLERHGVDLARVADELGVSSTTLWRKMKRLNLRPPSDVARE; this is encoded by the coding sequence ATGACTGACGCGAACACCCCGCCGTCCCGTGGACGCATCCTCGTCGTGGATGACCAGCGCAACATGCGCGCCACCACCGCGCTGCTGCTGCGCGCGGAGAACTACACCGTCTTCGAGGCTGGCACCGGTGACGAGGCCCTGGGCCACCTCGCCGGCGGCAGCATCGACCTGCTGCTGACGGACCTGAAGATGGAGCCCATGGATGGGCTGACCTTGCTCCGCCGCGCGCTGGAGGTGGCCCCCCGTCTTCAAATCATCATGATGACGGCGTTCGGCTCCATCGAGAGCGCGGTGGAGGCCATGCGCCTGGGGGCCTACGACTACGTCACCAAGCCCTTCAAGGAGAGCGAGCTTCGCTACCGCGTCGAGCGCGCCCTGGAGCGCTCGCGCCTGTTGCGCGACGTGGACAACCTGGCCACGGACTTCAACCAGCGCCATGGCCTGTCCGCGCTGGTGGGCCGCAGCGTGGCGATGCGCGACCTCACCGCGAGGCTGATGCGCGTGGCGCAGAGCGACGCCACGGTCCTCATCCAGGGCGAGAGCGGCACGGGCAAGGAGCTGGTGGCGCGAGCACTCCATGCGCACAGCCGGCGCAAGGCGCGCTCCTTCGTCCCCGTCAACTGCGCCGCCATCAGCGAGACGCTGCTGGAGAGCGAGCTGTTCGGCCACGCGAAGGGCGCCTTCACGGGCGCGGTGAAGACGCGGCGCGGACTCTTCGAGGAGGCCGACGGCGGCACGCTCTTCATCGACGAGGTGACGGAGACCAGCCCCACGTTCCAGTCCAAGCTGCTGCGAGCGCTCCAGGAGGGCGAGGTGCGCCGCGTGGGTGAGTCCACCGCGCTGCGCGTGGACGTGCGCACCGTGGCCGCCACCAACCGCGACATCGAGCTGGAGGTCCGCGAGAAGCGCTTCCGCCAGGACCTCTACTACCGCCTCAACGTGGTGACGCTGCGTGTGCCGCCGCTGCGCGAGCGCCTGGAGGACGTGCCCGCGCTCGCCGAGCACTTCCTGGAGCGCGCCAACGCCCGCAGTCCGAATCCTCGGCGCTTGTCGGCCGCCGCCGTGACGCACCTGATGGGCTACGACTTCCCCGGCAACGTGCGCGAGCTGGAGAACCTGGTGGAGCAGGCCGCCGCGCTCGCGGAGGCGGACGAGCTGCTGCCGGAGGACTTCCCCCTGCGCCAGGCCCGCCTGACGGCCCCGACGGGGGGCGCCACCAGCACGGCCACCTCCGAGGGGGCCCCTGGGTTGATCTCCAGCGGGAGCAGTGGGCCCACCCTGGCCCAGGTGGTGGAGGACGCCGAGCGCCGCGCCATCGCCCAGTCCCTGGAGCGCCATGGCGTGGACCTGGCGCGGGTCGCCGACGAGCTCGGTGTCTCATCCACCACCCTCTGGCGGAAGATGAAGCGGCTCAACCTGCGCCCGCCCAGCGACGTGGCTCGGGAGTAG
- a CDS encoding GNAT family N-acetyltransferase: protein MAVDVGSLTCPWVLRLGRPDEYATFARLFAELGLEEPPPPESMWVEDMASRTFFAEGPDGAVAGYSTTDVLGAWGYVGQLVVAPFARRQGLGRWLMRHAAQRFRTQGCQHWALNVKRDNVAALGLYTAMGMRRERWGTNLKVTRALLARLPPGPSGLVVVPLEPSRCEPLTETWRMLPGKLARFGTQTGHRLLRLAHEGGGESTSPLGLMDFRAGSRLLFPFFAASLGHARVLMEAAFSLLGESQPVLNVVVTDDTTLEQRLRELGAEVSLETYELRGALPDFAPERAP from the coding sequence ATGGCGGTGGATGTGGGAAGTCTGACGTGTCCGTGGGTGCTGAGACTCGGGCGCCCTGATGAGTACGCGACGTTCGCCCGCCTGTTCGCGGAGCTCGGGCTGGAGGAGCCGCCTCCCCCCGAGTCGATGTGGGTCGAGGACATGGCCTCACGCACCTTCTTCGCGGAGGGACCGGATGGGGCGGTGGCCGGGTACTCGACGACGGATGTCCTGGGCGCGTGGGGCTACGTGGGGCAGCTCGTGGTGGCGCCATTCGCGCGCCGCCAGGGCCTGGGGCGGTGGCTGATGCGCCATGCGGCCCAGCGCTTCCGCACTCAGGGCTGCCAGCACTGGGCGCTCAACGTGAAGCGAGACAACGTCGCGGCGCTCGGGCTGTACACCGCGATGGGCATGCGGCGTGAGCGCTGGGGCACCAACCTGAAGGTGACGCGAGCCCTCCTGGCGCGGCTGCCGCCCGGGCCCTCGGGGCTGGTGGTGGTCCCCCTGGAGCCGAGCCGCTGCGAGCCGCTGACGGAGACCTGGAGGATGTTGCCCGGAAAGCTCGCCCGCTTTGGGACGCAGACAGGCCACCGGCTGCTGCGACTGGCGCACGAGGGGGGTGGGGAGTCGACGAGTCCCCTGGGCTTGATGGACTTCCGCGCCGGGAGCCGGCTGCTCTTCCCCTTCTTCGCCGCGTCCCTGGGACACGCGAGAGTGCTGATGGAGGCCGCCTTCTCCCTGCTGGGGGAGTCCCAGCCGGTCCTCAACGTGGTGGTGACGGATGACACGACGCTCGAGCAGCGGCTGCGGGAGCTGGGCGCGGAGGTGAGCCTGGAGACCTACGAGCTGCGCGGCGCGCTCCCGGACTTCGCGCCGGAGCGAGCCCCCTGA